In Pseudomonas sp. R76, one genomic interval encodes:
- a CDS encoding DUF4946 domain-containing protein: MIEFRKSLLSSMCFLLVSPFVQAADPEIHWPSGWQVEEVVPDGEAPGKPQAASLQRAIKNDENGNTLMVMELTGTPIEAGHKVNLQGVLLEMRKSIQKDFAQGGYQSVCSKMHPSTLSRLEALETTCVITENGRHVLSQTLVGAVDTDKAYVFSYAGQAEAYEASKAEVGSVRDSLKL; this comes from the coding sequence ATGATTGAATTCCGTAAATCGCTGTTGAGCTCCATGTGTTTCCTGTTGGTCAGCCCATTCGTGCAGGCGGCCGACCCGGAAATTCACTGGCCCAGCGGCTGGCAAGTCGAGGAAGTTGTACCGGATGGCGAGGCGCCGGGTAAACCCCAGGCCGCGTCTCTGCAACGCGCGATCAAAAACGATGAAAATGGCAACACCTTGATGGTCATGGAGTTAACCGGCACACCCATAGAGGCGGGGCATAAAGTTAATCTTCAAGGTGTTTTGCTGGAAATGCGTAAATCCATCCAGAAAGATTTTGCCCAGGGTGGTTATCAAAGCGTGTGCAGCAAGATGCACCCCAGCACATTGAGCCGTCTTGAAGCACTGGAAACTACTTGCGTGATTACCGAGAACGGTCGACACGTGTTGTCGCAAACATTGGTGGGCGCGGTCGATACCGATAAAGCCTATGTTTTTTCATACGCCGGCCAAGCTGAGGCTTATGAGGCCAGTAAGGCAGAAGTCGGTTCGGTGCGCGACAGTCTGAAACTTTGA
- the gloA gene encoding lactoylglutathione lyase — MSLHDLNTFPGVTAQPDTATTNFVFNHTMLRVKDITKSLDFYTRVLGFSLVEKRDFPEAEFSLYFLALVDKAQIPADAAERTQWMKSIPGILELTHNHGTENDADFAYHNGNTDPRGFGHICISVPDIVAACERFEALGCDFQKRLSDGRMKSLAFIKDPDAYWVEIIQPAPM, encoded by the coding sequence ATGAGCCTGCACGATCTGAACACTTTCCCGGGCGTCACCGCCCAACCTGACACCGCCACCACGAACTTCGTGTTCAACCACACCATGCTGCGGGTCAAGGACATTACCAAGTCGCTGGATTTCTACACCCGCGTCCTGGGTTTTTCCCTGGTCGAAAAGCGCGACTTCCCGGAAGCTGAATTCAGCCTGTACTTCCTGGCCCTGGTCGACAAGGCCCAAATCCCGGCCGACGCCGCTGAGCGCACCCAGTGGATGAAGTCGATCCCAGGCATTCTGGAACTGACCCACAACCACGGCACTGAAAACGATGCCGACTTTGCCTATCACAACGGCAACACCGACCCGCGTGGCTTTGGCCACATCTGCATCTCGGTGCCGGATATCGTCGCTGCGTGTGAGCGTTTCGAAGCGCTGGGCTGTGACTTCCAGAAACGTTTGAGCGATGGCCGCATGAAAAGCCTGGCCTTTATCAAGGACCCGGATGCGTACTGGGTTGAAATTATTCAGCCGGCGCCGATGTAA